Proteins from a genomic interval of Quercus robur chromosome 9, dhQueRobu3.1, whole genome shotgun sequence:
- the LOC126698807 gene encoding uncharacterized protein LOC126698807, whose protein sequence is MLRRGALTISMLSNSTTLGGWCRPRRRLRRRKSSTIRLGNKRRGFCLASKPVVQWGVMMGPLRMLKKFIMEMAPNGQLMEAYYSSLIPFLRPHLFPLC, encoded by the coding sequence ATGTTGAGAAGAGGTGCTCTAACCATTTCCATGTTATCAAATTCTACAACATTGGGGGGGTGGTGCAGGCCACGCAGGCGGCTTAGACGGAGGAAGAGTAGCACCATACGGTTAGGAAATAAGCGGCGAGGGTTCTGCTTAGCATCAAAGCCAGTGGTGCAATGGGGGGTCATGATGGGTCCTCTTAGGATGCTGAAAAAGTTCATCATGGAAATGGCACCAAATGGACAGTTGATGGAGGCTTATTATTCGTCTTTAATACCCTTTCTACGTCCCCATCTATTTCCATTATGTTGA
- the LOC126698808 gene encoding ylmG homolog protein 1-2, chloroplastic-like, translated as MASLLTSSQALLLFTPPSSNPKPFSLKPLSLSLRKPTSTFVCASSTLPSPQTPSLPNTTLTATTISTIASIAISFSTRLLLPKLPLPLSLSTAATTTLFFASLKDRPPGYLNTPLTVVAAGLAKWLDIYSGVLMVRVLLSWFPNIPWDRQPLSAIRDLCDPYLNLFRNIIPPIFDTLDVSPLLAFAVLGTLGSILNSARGGMY; from the coding sequence ATGGCTTCTCTTCTAACGAGCTCCCAAGCCCTCCTCCTCTTCACCCCTCCATCCTCAAACCCCAAACCCTTTTCTCtcaaacccctctctctctctctccgcaAACCCACCTCCACCTTTGTCTGCGCTTCCTCTACTCTCCCTTCTCCACAAACCCCATCTCTCCCCAACACCACTCTCACCGCCACCACCATATCCACCATAGCCTCCATAGCCATTTCCTTCTCCACACGCCTCCTCCTCCCAAAACTTCCActccctctctcactctccaCCGCCGCCACCACAACCCTTTTCTTCGCTTCTCTCAAGGACCGGCCCCCTGGCTACCTCAACACCCCTCTCACTGTTGTAGCTGCTGGCCTCGCCAAATGGCTTGACATCTACAGTGGGGTTTTGATGGTCAGGGTTTTGCTCAGTTGGTTCCCTAACATCCCGTGGGACCGTCAACCTTTGTCTGCCATTCGTGACCTCTGCGATCCTTATCTCAATCTCTTTCGTAATATCATCCCACCCATCTTTGACACTCTTGATGTTAGCCCACTCTTGGCTTTTGCGGTGTTGGGTACGCTTGGCTCCATTCTCAATAGCGCCAGGGGAGGAATGTACTGA